The Procambarus clarkii isolate CNS0578487 chromosome 64, FALCON_Pclarkii_2.0, whole genome shotgun sequence genome includes a window with the following:
- the LOC138354649 gene encoding defective chorion protein, FC106 isoform-like: MLQDVQQTPMMLQDVQQTPMMLQDVQQTPMMLQDVQQTPMMLQDVQQTPMMLQDVQQTPMMLQDVQQTPMMLQDVQQTPMMLQDVQQTPMMLQDVQQTPMMLQDVQQTPMMLQDVQQTPMMLQDVQQTPMMLQDVQQTPMMLQDVQQTPMMLQDVQQTPITPQEPLPFHIL, encoded by the coding sequence ATGCTACAAGATGTTCAGCAGACTCCCATGATGCTACAAGATGTTCAGCAGACTCCCATGATGCTACAAGATGTTCAGCAGACTCCCATGATGCTACAAGATGTTCAACAGACTCCCATGATGCTACAAGATGTTCAACAGACTCCCATGATGCTACAAGATGTTCAACAGACTCCCATGATGCTACAAGATGTTCAACAGACTCCCATGATGCTACAAGATGTTCAACAGACTCCCATGATGCTACAAGATGTTCAACAGACTCCCATGATGCTACAAGATGTTCAACAGACTCCCATGATGCTACAAGATGTTCAACAGACTCCCATGATGCTACAAGATGTTCAACAGACTCCCATGATGCTACAAGATGTTCAACAGACTCCCATGATGCTACAAGATGTTCAACAGACTCCCATGATGCTACAAGATGTTCAACAGACTCCCATGATGCTACAAGATGTTCAGCAGACTCCCATTACACCACAAGAGCCTCTACCTT